The DNA segment CCCAGCTGATCAGCTGCTCGGTCAGCACCGAGGGCGACTGGTCATAGATGACCGCGAGGGTGCGCAGGTCGTCCTGGCGGATCGAGAGGACCTTGCCGTTGTAGTCACCGCGCTGGCTCTGGATGGTGGCGGCGTAGCGCTGCAGCGGGCCGGCCTTCTCCTGCGGGACATGGGCGAGGCGCTCCAGGTCGAGCACCAGCTTCGGCGGCGGCTCGGCCGCTCCGCCCGGTGTCGTGCCCGGCAGCAGCTCCTGCACCGGGACGCCGTAGAAGTCCGCCAGCTCGGCAAGGCGCTGCACGGTCACGGCGCGGTCGCCGCGCTCGTACGAACCGACCACCACGGCCTTCCAGCGGCCCTGGGACTTCTCCTCGACACCGTGGAGAGAAAGGCCCTGCTGGGTGCGGATGGCGCGGAGCTTGGCCCCGAGCTGTTTGGCGTATTCGCTGGACATAAAACTCCCCAGACGGCTGTATCGACATGCGGCTCCGCCGCGGGCTGGTAACTCACTGTGAGGTTACGCAGCGTAATCTGACTTCGTCAAGCGGAACGGGGCAGACCCTCACCCGTCAGGGGTGCGGACGGGCCCCGGGAGGGCCCCTGGTAACCTGACCGCGTAATTCCGACGTCCTTTAAGGTCCGTCCCGTGAGGCGGAGAAGGAGGTCCGTTTCATATGGACGCAAGCAGTTCCGACACGACGGCTCAGCTCCCCGCCCGGCCGGTGCTCGAAGGCCCGGACATCGCGCGGATGCTCACCCGCATCGCCCACGAGATCGTCGAGCGCGCCAAGGGCGCGGACGATGTGGTGCTCCTGGGGATTCCCACCCGCGGCGTGTTCCTCGCCCGACGGCTCGCCGCCAAGCTCGAAGAGATCACCGGCCGCGCGGTCCCGGTCGGCTCGCTCGACATCACGATGTACCGCGACGACCTGCGCCTGGGCCCGGCCCGTACGCTCGCCCGCACGGACATCCCCGCCGAGGGCATCGAGGGCCGCGTCGTCCTCCTCGTCGACGACGTCCTCTTCTCCGGCCGCACCATCCGCGCCGCACTCGACGCGCTGGGCGACATCGGCCGGCCGCGCGCCGTGCAGCTCGCGGTCCTCGTCGACCGCGGCCACCGCGAACTGCCGATCCGCGCCGACTACGTGGGCAAGAACCTTCCCACGTCGCTGCGGGAGACGGTCAAGGTCCAGCTCACCGAGGAGGACGGCCGGGACGCCGTGCTGCTCGGCGTGAAGCACACCGCCCCGGCCGGCGAGCGCTGACGCATCGCGCGCGGACCCGGTGACCCCGGGCCCGCAGGCATGCCCGCTCGACGGACATTCCCGTACACCTCCATCACTCACGGAGAAAACCGGATGAAGCGTCACCTCATCTCGGCCGCCGACCTCACGCGCGACGACGCCGTCCTGATCCTCGACACCGCCGAGGAGATGGCCCGGGTCGCCGACCGGCCGATCAAGAAGCTCCCCACCCTGCGCGGACGCACCGTCTGCAACCTCTTCTTCGAGGACTCCACCCGGACCCGGATCTCCTTCGAGGCCGCCGAGAAGCGGCTCTCCGCGGACGTGATCAACTTCGCGGCGAAGGGGTCCAGCGTCTCGAAGGGCGAGTCCCTCAAGGACACCGCCCAGACCCTGGAGGCGATGGGCGTGGACGCCGTCGTCATCCGGCACAGCGCCTCCGGCGCCCCCTACCGGCTCGCCACCTCCGGCTGGATCGACGCCCCGGTCATCAACGCCGGTGACGGCACCCACCAGCACCCCACCCAGGCCCTGCTGGACGCCTTCACCATGCGCCGCCGGCTCATCGGGCCGGACGCCGGGCTCGGCCAGGACCTCGCCGGCCGGCGGATCACCCTGGTCGGCGACGTCCTGCACAGCCGGGTCGCGCGCTCCAACGTCGACCTGCTGCACACCCTGGGCGCGGAGGTCACCCTCGTCGCGCCGCCCACCCTGGTGCCGGTCGGGGTGGAGAACTGGCCGTGCGAGGTCTCCTACGACCTCGACGCGGTGCTCCCCAAGTCCGACGCCGTGATGATGCTGCGGGTGCAGCGCGAGCGGATGAACGCCGCCTTCTTCCCGACCGAGCGGGAGTACTCGCGCCGCTACGGCCTGGACGGCGAGCGCATGGCGCGGATGCCCGGGCACGCGCTGGTGATGCACCCCGGCCCGATGGTCCGCGGCATGGAGATCACCGCAGAGGTCGCCGACTCCGACCGCTGCACGGTCGTCGAGCAGGTGGCCAACGGCGTCTCCATCCGGATGGCCGTCCTGTACCTGCTCCTGGGCGGCAACGAGCCCGCCCTCACCCACCCCCGTACCGAGGAGAAGTAAGAACCATGAGCAAGATCCTGATCCGCGGTGCCCGGGTGCTGGGCGGGGAGCCCCAGGACGTCCTGATCGACGGCGAGTTCATCGAGGCCGTCGGCACCGGGCTGAGCGCCGAGGGCGCCGAGGTCGTCGAGGCCGACGGGAAGATCCTGCTGCCCGGGCTCGTCGACCTGCACACCCACCTGCGCGAGCCCGGCCGCGAGGACTCCGAGACGGTGCTCACCGGCACCCGCGCCGCGGCCTCCGGCGGCTACACCGCCGTGTTCGCCATGGCCAACACCTTCCCGGTCGCCGACACCGCCGGCGTCGTCGAGCAGGTCTACCGGCTCGGTAAGGAGCACGGCTACTGCGACGTGCAGCCCATCGGCGCGGTGACCGTCGGCCTGGAGGGCAAGAAGCTCGCCGAGCTGGGCGCCATGCACGAGTCCGCGGCCGGCGTCACGGTCTTCTCCGACGACGGCAAGTGCGTCGACGACGCCGTGATCATGCGCCGGGCGCTGGAGTACGTGAAGGCCTTCGGCGGCGTCGTCGCCCAGCACGCCCAGGAGCCGCGGCTGACCGAGGGCGCCCAGATGAACGAGGGCGTGGTCTCCGCCGAGCTGGGGCTCGGCGGCTGGCCGGCCGTCGCCGAGGAGTCGATCATCGCCCGCGACGTGCTCCTCGCCGAGCACGTCGGCTCGCGGGTGCACATCTGCCACCTGTCGACCGCCGGGTCCGTGGAGATCGTGCGCTGGGCCAAGTCCCGCGGCATCGACGTCACCGCCGAGGTCACCCCGCACCACCTCCTGCTGACCGACGAGATGGTGCGCAGCTACAACCCCGTCTACAAGGTCAACCCGCCGCTGCGCACCGAGCGCGACGTGCTGGCCCTGCGCGAGGCGCTGGCCGACGGCACCATCGACATCGTCGCCACCGACCACGCCCCGCACCCGCACGAGGACAAGGACTGCGAGTGGGCCGCCGCCGCCATGGGCATGGTGGGCCTGGAGACCGCGCTCTCCGTCGTCCAGCGGACGATGGTCGACACCGGCCTGCTGACGTGGGCGGACGTCGCGGACCGGATGTCCTTCGCGCCGGCCCGGATCGGCAGCGCGGCAGGCCACGGCCGTCCCGTCTCGGCCGGTGAGCCCGCCAACCTCACGCTGGTCGATTCCGCTTACCGTGGAGAGGTGGACCCCGCGGGCTTCGCCTCCCGCAGCCGCAACACCCCCTACGAGGGCCGTGAGCTGCCGGGGCGCGTCACCCACACCTTCCTGCGGGGCCGGGCAACGCTCGTCGACGGGAAGCTGGCGTGACACCTCCACTGAGCAATCTGGCCGCGGCGCCGCACTCGGCGCCGGTCACCGACTGGGCCGGGCGGATCGCCTGGGTCGCCGGCCTCCTGGTCTTCGTCGTCTTCGTCTACTGGCTGATGCGCCAGGGCTGGAAGTGGCGCAGCACGCTCCAGGGCGACCTGCCCGAGCTGCCCACCGCTCCCGCCGACGCGGGCGAGCCGCAGCTGACCCTGTCCGGCCGCTACCACGGTTCCACCACCGCGGGGCAGTGGCTCGACCGGATCGTGGCCCGCGGCCTGGGGACCCGCAGCCGCGCCGAGCTGACCCTGACCGACCGGGGCCTGGACGTCGTACGGCCGGGCGCGACGGACTTCTTCGTGCCGGCCGCCGCACTCCGCGGCGCCCGCCTCGACAAGGGCATCGCCGGCAAGGTCCTGACCGAGGGCGGCCTGCTGATCGTCACCTGGGAGCACGGCGACCGGCGGATCGACTCCGGCTTCCGCTCCGACCGGGCGGACGAGCACCCGGCCTGGGTCGAGGCCGTCAACCGGCTGAGCACCACCGAGCACACCACCAGCACCACCGAGCACACCGAAACGGAAGGCGCACGATGACGACCTCCACCAGGGGCACCGCCCACGGCACAAGGGGGCTGCCCGCCGTACTCGTCCTGGAGGACGGCCGCTCCTTCCGCGGCCGCGCCTACGGCGCCGTGGGGGAGACCTTCGGCGAGGCGGTGTTCTCCACCGGCATGACCGGCTACCAGGAGACGCTGACCGACCCCTCCTACCACCGCCAGGTGGTCGTCATGACCGCCCCGCACATCGGCAACACCGGGGTGAACGACGAGGACCCCGAGTCGCAGCGGATCTGGGTCTCCGGCTACGTCGTCCGCGACCCCGCCCGCATCCCGTCCAACTGGCGCTCGGTGCGCTCGCTCGACGACGAACTGGTCGCCCAGGGCGTCGTCGGCATCAGCGGCGTCGACACCCGCGCCCTGACCCGCCACCTGCGCGAGCGCGGTGCCATGCGGGTCGGCATCTTCTCCGGCGACGCGCTGCCCGACGAGGGCACGATGCTGGCCAAGGTCCGCCAGGCCCCCGAGATGCAGGGCGCCGACCTGTCCACGCAGGTCGCCACCAAGGAGTCCTACGTCGTCCCGGCGATCGGCACCAAGAAGTTCACCGTCGCCGCCATCGACCTGGGCATCAAGGGCATGACCCCGCACCGGATGGCCGAGCGCGGCATCGAGGTGCACGTCCTGCCGGCCACCGCCACCGTCGAGGACGTCTACGCCGTGAACCCCGACGGCGTGTTCTTCTCCAACGGCCCCGGCGACCCGGCCACCGCCGACCACCCGGTCTCCGTCATGCGCGGGGTGCTGGAGCGGAAGACGCCGCTGTTCGGCATCTGCTTCGGCAACCAGATCCTGGGCCGCGCGCTCGGCTTCGGCACGTACAAGCTCAAGTACGGGCACCGCGGCATCAACCAGCCGGTGCAGGACCGCACGACCGGCAAGGTCGAGGTCACCGCGCACAACCACGGCTTCGCCGTCGACGCCCCGCTCGACAAGGTCTCCGACACCCCCTTCGGCCGCGCCGAGGTCTCCCACGTCTGCCTCAACGACGACGTGGTGGAGGGCCTGCACCTCCTCGACCAGCCGGCCTTCAGCGTCCAGTACCACCCCGAAGCCGCCGCGGGTCCGCACGACGCCGCGTACCTCTTCGACCGCTTCGTTTCCCTGATGGAGGGCCAGCGTGCCTAAGCGCACCGATATCCAGTCCGTCCTGGTCATCGGCTCCGGCCCGATCGTCATCGGCCAGGCCGCCGAGTTCGACTACTCCGGTACCCAGGCGTGCCGGGTCCTCAAGTCCGAGGGCCTGCGCGTCGTCCTGGTGAACTCCAACCCGGCGACGATCATGACCGACCCGGAGATCGCCGACGCGACGTACGTCGAGCCGATCACCCCGGAGTTCGTCGAGAAGATCATCGCCAAGGAGCGCCCCGACGCGCTGCTGCCGACCCTGGGCGGCCAGACCGCGCTGAACACCGCGATCTCGCTGCACCAGGCCGGCACCCTCGACAAGTACGGCGTCGAGCTGATCGGCGCCAACGTCGAGGCGATCAACAAGGGCGAGGACCGCGACCTGTTCAAGGAGGTCGTGGCGGAGGTCAACCGGAAGATCGGCCACGGCGAGTCCGCCCGCTCGGTGATCTGCCACTCCATGGACGACGTCCTCGCGGGCGTCGACGAGCTGGGCGGCTACCCCGTCGTCGTCCGCCCCTCCTTCACCATGGGCGGCGCCGGCTCCGGCTTCGCCCACGACGAGGAGGAGCTGCGCCGGATTGCCGGCCAGGGCCTGACGCTCTCCCCGACCACCGAGGTGCTCCTGGAGGAGTCCATCCTCGGCTGGAAGGAGTACGAGCTGGAGCTGATGCGCGACAAGAACGACAACGTCGTGGTCGTCTGCTCCATCGAGAACTTCGACCCGATGGGCGTGCACACCGGTGACTCGATCACCGTCGCCCCGGCGATGACGCTCACCGACCGTGAGTACCAGACCCTGCGGGACGTCGGCATCGCCGTGATCCGCGAGGTCGGCGTCGACACCGGCGGCTGCAACATCCAGTTCGCGGTCAACCCCGAGGACGGCCGGGTCATCGTCATCGAGATGAACCCCCGCGTCTCGCGCTCCTCCGCGCTGGCCTCCAAGGCCACCGGCTTCCCGATCGCGAAGATCGCCGCCCGGCTCGCCGTCGGCTACACCCTCGACGAGATCCCCAACGACATCACCGAGAAGACGCCGGCGTCCTTCGAGCCGACCCTCGACTACGTCGTCGTCAAGGTGCCCCGCTTCGCCTTCGAGAAGTTCCCGGCCGCCGACGCCACCCTCACCACGACCATGAAGTCGGTCGGCGAGGCCATGGCCATCGGCCGCAACTTCCCCGAGGCGCTCAACAAGGCCCTGCGCTCCTTGGAGAAGAAGGGAAGCCAGTTCGACTTCGTCGGCGAGCCGGGCGACAAGGCCGCGCTGCTGGAGAAGTCCCAGGTCCCCACCGACGGCCGGATCAACACCGTCATGGCGGCGATCCGGGCCGGTGCCACGCCCCAGGAGGTCTTCGACGCCACGAAGATCGACCCCTGGTTCGTCGACCAGCTCTTCCTCGTCAAGGAGATCGCCGACGAGATCGCGGCCGCCGAGAAGCTCCACCCGGAGATCCTTGCGGACGCAAAGCGCTACGGCTTCTCCGACGCCCAGATCGCGGCGATCCGCGGCCTGCGCGAGGACGTCGTCCGCGAGGTCCGGCACGCCCTCGGCGTCCGCCCGGTCTACAAGACGGTCGACACCTGCGCCGCCGAGTTCGCCGCGAAGACCCCGTACTTCTACTCGTCCTACGACGAGGAGACCGAGGTCGCCCCGCGCGAGAAGCCGGCCGTGATCATCCTCGGCTCCGGCCCCAACCGCATCGGCCAGGGCATCGAGTTCGACTACTCCTGCGTCCACGCCTCGTTCGCGCTCAGCGACGCCGGCTACGAGACCGTGATGGTCAACTGCAACCCCGAGACCGTCTCGACGGACTACGACACCTCCGACCGCCTGTACTTCGAGCCGCTGACGCTGGAGGACGTGCTGGAGATCGTGCACGCCGAGACCCAGGCGGGCCCGGTCGCCGGCGTCGTCGTCCAGCTCGGCGGGCAGACCCCGCTGGGCCTGGCGCAGGCGCTCAAGGACAACGGCGTGCCGATCGTCGGCACCTCGCCCGAGGCGATCGACCTCGCCGAGGAGCGCGGCGCCTTCGGCCGGGTGCTCACCGAGGCCGGACTGCCCGCCCCCAAGTACGGCACCGCGTTCTCGTTCGACGAGGCCCAGCGGATCGCCGCCGAGATCGGCTACCCGGTCATGGTCCGCCCGTCCTACGTGCTCGGCGGCCGCGGCATGGAGATCGTCTACGACGAGGCGTCGCTGGGCGAGTACCTCACCCGCCACGCCGGCCTGATCGACCGGCACCCGGTCCTGATCGACCGGTTCCTCGACGACGCCATCGAGATCGACGTCGACGCGCTCTACGACGGCCACGAGCTCTACCTCGGCGGCGTCATGGAGCACATCGAGGAGGCCGGCATCCACTCCGGCGACTCCGCCTGCGCGCTGCCCCCCATCACGCTGGGCGGCTACGACATCAAGCGGCTGCGGGCCTCGACGGAGGCCATCGCCAAGGGCGTCGGCGTCCGCGGGCTGATCAACATCCAGTTCGCGATGGCCGGGGACATCCTCTACGTGCTGGAGGCCAACCCCCGCGCGTCCCGTACGGTGCCCTTCACCTCGAAGGCCACCGCCGTGCCGCTGGCCAAGGCCGCCGCCCGGATTTCTCTGGGCGCGACCGTCGCCGAGCTGCGCGCCGAGGGCATGCTGCCCAAGTCGGGCGACGGCGGCACCCTGCCGCTGGACGCGCCGATCTCCGTCAAGGAAGCCGTGATGCCCTGGTCGCGCTTCCGCGACATCCAGGGCCGCGGCGTGGACACCGTCCTCGGCCCGGAGATGCGCTCCACCGGCGAGGTCATGGGCATCGACTCGGTCTTCGGCACCGCCTACGCCAAGTCGCAGACCGGCGCCTACGGCGCGCTGCCCACCAAGGGCCGGGCGTTCGTCTCCGTCGCCAACCGCGACAAGCGCTCGATGATCTTCCCGGCCCGTGAGCTGGTCGCGCACGGCTTCGAGCTGCTCGCCACCTCCGGCACCGCCGAGGTGCTGCGCCGCAACGGCATCAACGCCACCGTGGTGCGCAAGCAGTCCGAGGGCGAGGGCCCGGACGGCGAGAAGACCATCGTCCAGCTCATCCACGACGGCCAGGTCGACCTGATCGTCAACACCCCCTACGGCACCGGCGGCCGGCTGGACGGCTACGACATCCGCACCGCGGCCGTGGCCCGCGCCGTGCCCTGCCTGACCACGGTCCAGGCGCTGGCCGCCGCGGTCCAGGGCATCGAGGCCATGTCCCGAGGGGACGTCGGCGTGCGGTCCCTCCAGGAACACGCCGAACATCTCACCGCGGCCCGCGAGGAGTAGCGGCCAGGAGGGGGACACCGACGCGGTGTCCCCCTCTTCGTGCCCCCTCGCTCCTCACCCCGGAAGGCCCACCCGACGATGTACCGCCTCTTCTTCCACCTGATCTTCAAGCGCATGGACCCCGAGCAGGCCCACCACCTGGCCTTCCGCTGGATCCAGCTGGCCGTGCGCGTCCCCGTGCTGCGCACCTTCCTCGCGGCCGCCCTCGCCCCCCGCTACCGCGAGCTGCGCACCGAGGCGCTGGGGCGCCGGATGCACGGCCCCTTCGGCCTGGCCGCCGGCTTCGACAAGAACGCCGTCGCGATCGACGGGATGACCATGCTCGGCTTCGACCACGTCGAGATCGGCACGGTCACCGCCCAGCCGCAGCCCGGCAACCCCAAGAAGCGCCTGTTCCGGCTGGTGGCGGACCGCGCGCTGATCAACCGCATGGGCTTCAACAACGACGGCTCCGCGTCCGTGGCGGCCCGCCTCGCGGCCCGCCGCGCGGTCTTCCCGGCCACCGTCGGCGTCAACATCGGCAAGACCAAGGTCGTCCCGGAGGCCGAGGCCACCGCCGACTACGTCACCTCCACCGAGCGGCTCGCCCGGCACGCCGACTACCTCGTCGTCAACGTCTCCTCCCCGAACACCCCGGGGCTGCGCAACCTCCAGGCCGTCGACCACCTGCGCCCGCTGCTGACGGCCGTGCGCGAGGCCGCCGACCGCACGGTCACCGACCGCCGGGTCCCGCTGCTGGTCAAGATCGCCCCCGATCTCGCCGACGCGGACGTCGACGCGGTCGCCGACCTGGCCGTCGAGCTGGGCCTCGACGGGATCATCGCCACCAACACCACCATCGCCCGCGAGGGCCTCGGCCTGGCCTCCGACCCGGCGCTGACCGCCGAGACCGGCGGACTGTCCGGCGCGCCCGTCAAGGAGCGCTCCCTGGAGGTGCTGCGCCGCCTCTACGCCCGCGTCGGCGACCGGATCACCCTCATCGGGGTGGGCGGCATCGAGAACGCCGAGGACGCCTGGCAGCGCATCCTCGCCGGCGCCACCCTCGTCCAGGGCTACAGCGCCTTCATCTACCAGGGCCCGTTCTGGTGCCGCGCGATCCACAAGGGCCTCGCCGCCCGCCTGCGCAACAGCCCGTACGCCACCCTCGCCGACGCCGTCGGCGCCGAGCACCAGAAGGTGACCGCATGACCAGGGAAGCCTTCGGTGCGCGCCTGCGCCGCGCCATGGACGAGCGCGGCCCGCTCTGCGTCGGCATCGACCCGCACGCCTCGCTGCTGGCCGACTGGGGCCTGAACGACGACGTCGCGGGCCTGGCGCGGTTCACCCGGACCGTGGTGGAGGCGCTCGGCGAGACGGTCGCGGTCTTCAAGCCGCAGTCGGCCTTCTTCGAGCGCTTCGGCTCGCGCGGCCTGGCCGTGCTGGAGACCGCCGTCGAGGAGGCGCGCGAGCGCGGCGCCCTGGTCCTGATGGACGCCAAGCGCGGCGACATCGGCTCGACCATGGCCGCCTACGCCGAGACGTACCTGCGCCCGGACTCGCCGCTGTTCTCCGACGCGCTGACCGTCTCCCCGTACCTCGGCTACGGCTCGCTGCGCCCGGCCGTCGACCTGGCCCGCGAGAGCGGCTCCGGGCTCTTCGTCCTGGCCCTCACCTCCAACCCGGAGGGCGCCGAGGTCCAGCGCGCGGTGCGCGAGGACGGCCGCACGCTCGGCGCGACCATGCTCGGCCACCTCGCCGCCGAGAACGCCGGCGCCGAGCCGCTGGGCTCCTTCGGCGCGGTCGTCGGCGCCACGCTCGGCGATCTCTCCTCGTTCGACCTGGCGATCAACGGCCCGCTGCTCGCCCCCGGCATCGGTGCCCAGGGCGCCACCCCCGCCGACCTCCCGAAGGTCTTCGGCGACGCCGTCCGCAACGTCGTGCCGAGCGTCAGCCGGGGGGTGCTGCGGCACGGCCCGGACACCTCCGCGCTGCGCGCCGCAGCGGACCGATTCACCGACGAAGTGCGCACCGCGCTCGATTGAGACCCTTCCGACGGGGACTTTGGTCCCGAATTGTCCTGGTCAGCAGAGTCTGACCAGGACTTTTCGCTTGTTCTCGCTGACTCCGGCGCCCTCTGGCGCTAGTCTCCGACGAGAGCACTGCACGTAAGCGCGTTGCTCGTTGCTCCGCAGGTGCGGGGCGACTAGGTTCCACACCGGTCCGTATCCGACAGTTCGACATCCGAGGTGACGTAGGCGTGGCTCTTCCGCCCCTTACCCCTGAACAGCGCGCAGCCGCGCTCGAGAAGGCCGCCGCGGCTCGCCGGGAGCGCGCCGAGGTCAAGAATCGGCTCAAGCACTCCGGTGCTTCCCTCCATGAGGTCATCAAGCAGGGCCAGGAGAACGACGTCATCGGCAAGATGAAGGTCTCCGCCCTCCTGGAGTCCCTGCCGGGCGTCGGCAAGGTCCGCGCCAAGCAGATCATGGAGCGTCTCGGGATCTCCGAGAGCCGCCGTGTCCGGGGTCTTGGCTCCAACCAGATCGCGTCGCTGGAGCGCGAGTTCGGCAGCACTGCTTCCTGAATTTTCCGGCATCACCGGGAAGCTGGAATAATCGCTGCATGAGTTCTGCAGTCCCCGGGGGGACGACCCCCGCGCCCCCGGCCAGACAACCGCGACTGACCGTGCTCTCCGGCCCCTCCGGGGTCGGCAAGAGCACGGTCGTCGCGCATCTGCGCAAGGTCCACCCCGAGGTCTGGCTCTCGGTTTCGGCCACCACCCGCAAGCCGCGCCCCGGGGAGCGGCACGGCGTCCAGTACTTCTTCGTCGACGACGGAGAGTTCGACAAGCTCATCGCCAACGGTGAGCTGCTCGAATGGGCCGAATTCGCGGGCAACCGCTACGGCACCCCCCGCAAGGCGGTGCTGGACCGCCTGGAGTCCGGGGAGCCCGTCCTGCTGGAGATCGACCTGCAGGGCGCCCGCCAGGTCCGCGAGTCCATGGCGGAGGCGAACCTGGTCTTCCTGGCCCCGCCGAGCTGGGACGAGCTGGTCCGCCGGCTCACCGGCCGGGGCACGGAGGCA comes from the Streptomyces angustmyceticus genome and includes:
- the bldD gene encoding transcriptional regulator BldD, translating into MSSEYAKQLGAKLRAIRTQQGLSLHGVEEKSQGRWKAVVVGSYERGDRAVTVQRLAELADFYGVPVQELLPGTTPGGAAEPPPKLVLDLERLAHVPQEKAGPLQRYAATIQSQRGDYNGKVLSIRQDDLRTLAVIYDQSPSVLTEQLISWGVLDAEARRAVQHDEL
- the pyrR gene encoding bifunctional pyr operon transcriptional regulator/uracil phosphoribosyltransferase PyrR, whose translation is MDASSSDTTAQLPARPVLEGPDIARMLTRIAHEIVERAKGADDVVLLGIPTRGVFLARRLAAKLEEITGRAVPVGSLDITMYRDDLRLGPARTLARTDIPAEGIEGRVVLLVDDVLFSGRTIRAALDALGDIGRPRAVQLAVLVDRGHRELPIRADYVGKNLPTSLRETVKVQLTEEDGRDAVLLGVKHTAPAGER
- a CDS encoding aspartate carbamoyltransferase catalytic subunit; the protein is MKRHLISAADLTRDDAVLILDTAEEMARVADRPIKKLPTLRGRTVCNLFFEDSTRTRISFEAAEKRLSADVINFAAKGSSVSKGESLKDTAQTLEAMGVDAVVIRHSASGAPYRLATSGWIDAPVINAGDGTHQHPTQALLDAFTMRRRLIGPDAGLGQDLAGRRITLVGDVLHSRVARSNVDLLHTLGAEVTLVAPPTLVPVGVENWPCEVSYDLDAVLPKSDAVMMLRVQRERMNAAFFPTEREYSRRYGLDGERMARMPGHALVMHPGPMVRGMEITAEVADSDRCTVVEQVANGVSIRMAVLYLLLGGNEPALTHPRTEEK
- a CDS encoding dihydroorotase; the protein is MSKILIRGARVLGGEPQDVLIDGEFIEAVGTGLSAEGAEVVEADGKILLPGLVDLHTHLREPGREDSETVLTGTRAAASGGYTAVFAMANTFPVADTAGVVEQVYRLGKEHGYCDVQPIGAVTVGLEGKKLAELGAMHESAAGVTVFSDDGKCVDDAVIMRRALEYVKAFGGVVAQHAQEPRLTEGAQMNEGVVSAELGLGGWPAVAEESIIARDVLLAEHVGSRVHICHLSTAGSVEIVRWAKSRGIDVTAEVTPHHLLLTDEMVRSYNPVYKVNPPLRTERDVLALREALADGTIDIVATDHAPHPHEDKDCEWAAAAMGMVGLETALSVVQRTMVDTGLLTWADVADRMSFAPARIGSAAGHGRPVSAGEPANLTLVDSAYRGEVDPAGFASRSRNTPYEGRELPGRVTHTFLRGRATLVDGKLA
- a CDS encoding PH-like domain-containing protein; this translates as MTPPLSNLAAAPHSAPVTDWAGRIAWVAGLLVFVVFVYWLMRQGWKWRSTLQGDLPELPTAPADAGEPQLTLSGRYHGSTTAGQWLDRIVARGLGTRSRAELTLTDRGLDVVRPGATDFFVPAAALRGARLDKGIAGKVLTEGGLLIVTWEHGDRRIDSGFRSDRADEHPAWVEAVNRLSTTEHTTSTTEHTETEGAR
- the carA gene encoding glutamine-hydrolyzing carbamoyl-phosphate synthase small subunit, producing the protein MTTSTRGTAHGTRGLPAVLVLEDGRSFRGRAYGAVGETFGEAVFSTGMTGYQETLTDPSYHRQVVVMTAPHIGNTGVNDEDPESQRIWVSGYVVRDPARIPSNWRSVRSLDDELVAQGVVGISGVDTRALTRHLRERGAMRVGIFSGDALPDEGTMLAKVRQAPEMQGADLSTQVATKESYVVPAIGTKKFTVAAIDLGIKGMTPHRMAERGIEVHVLPATATVEDVYAVNPDGVFFSNGPGDPATADHPVSVMRGVLERKTPLFGICFGNQILGRALGFGTYKLKYGHRGINQPVQDRTTGKVEVTAHNHGFAVDAPLDKVSDTPFGRAEVSHVCLNDDVVEGLHLLDQPAFSVQYHPEAAAGPHDAAYLFDRFVSLMEGQRA
- the carB gene encoding carbamoyl-phosphate synthase large subunit, coding for MPKRTDIQSVLVIGSGPIVIGQAAEFDYSGTQACRVLKSEGLRVVLVNSNPATIMTDPEIADATYVEPITPEFVEKIIAKERPDALLPTLGGQTALNTAISLHQAGTLDKYGVELIGANVEAINKGEDRDLFKEVVAEVNRKIGHGESARSVICHSMDDVLAGVDELGGYPVVVRPSFTMGGAGSGFAHDEEELRRIAGQGLTLSPTTEVLLEESILGWKEYELELMRDKNDNVVVVCSIENFDPMGVHTGDSITVAPAMTLTDREYQTLRDVGIAVIREVGVDTGGCNIQFAVNPEDGRVIVIEMNPRVSRSSALASKATGFPIAKIAARLAVGYTLDEIPNDITEKTPASFEPTLDYVVVKVPRFAFEKFPAADATLTTTMKSVGEAMAIGRNFPEALNKALRSLEKKGSQFDFVGEPGDKAALLEKSQVPTDGRINTVMAAIRAGATPQEVFDATKIDPWFVDQLFLVKEIADEIAAAEKLHPEILADAKRYGFSDAQIAAIRGLREDVVREVRHALGVRPVYKTVDTCAAEFAAKTPYFYSSYDEETEVAPREKPAVIILGSGPNRIGQGIEFDYSCVHASFALSDAGYETVMVNCNPETVSTDYDTSDRLYFEPLTLEDVLEIVHAETQAGPVAGVVVQLGGQTPLGLAQALKDNGVPIVGTSPEAIDLAEERGAFGRVLTEAGLPAPKYGTAFSFDEAQRIAAEIGYPVMVRPSYVLGGRGMEIVYDEASLGEYLTRHAGLIDRHPVLIDRFLDDAIEIDVDALYDGHELYLGGVMEHIEEAGIHSGDSACALPPITLGGYDIKRLRASTEAIAKGVGVRGLINIQFAMAGDILYVLEANPRASRTVPFTSKATAVPLAKAAARISLGATVAELRAEGMLPKSGDGGTLPLDAPISVKEAVMPWSRFRDIQGRGVDTVLGPEMRSTGEVMGIDSVFGTAYAKSQTGAYGALPTKGRAFVSVANRDKRSMIFPARELVAHGFELLATSGTAEVLRRNGINATVVRKQSEGEGPDGEKTIVQLIHDGQVDLIVNTPYGTGGRLDGYDIRTAAVARAVPCLTTVQALAAAVQGIEAMSRGDVGVRSLQEHAEHLTAAREE
- a CDS encoding quinone-dependent dihydroorotate dehydrogenase; protein product: MYRLFFHLIFKRMDPEQAHHLAFRWIQLAVRVPVLRTFLAAALAPRYRELRTEALGRRMHGPFGLAAGFDKNAVAIDGMTMLGFDHVEIGTVTAQPQPGNPKKRLFRLVADRALINRMGFNNDGSASVAARLAARRAVFPATVGVNIGKTKVVPEAEATADYVTSTERLARHADYLVVNVSSPNTPGLRNLQAVDHLRPLLTAVREAADRTVTDRRVPLLVKIAPDLADADVDAVADLAVELGLDGIIATNTTIAREGLGLASDPALTAETGGLSGAPVKERSLEVLRRLYARVGDRITLIGVGGIENAEDAWQRILAGATLVQGYSAFIYQGPFWCRAIHKGLAARLRNSPYATLADAVGAEHQKVTA
- the pyrF gene encoding orotidine-5'-phosphate decarboxylase; amino-acid sequence: MTREAFGARLRRAMDERGPLCVGIDPHASLLADWGLNDDVAGLARFTRTVVEALGETVAVFKPQSAFFERFGSRGLAVLETAVEEARERGALVLMDAKRGDIGSTMAAYAETYLRPDSPLFSDALTVSPYLGYGSLRPAVDLARESGSGLFVLALTSNPEGAEVQRAVREDGRTLGATMLGHLAAENAGAEPLGSFGAVVGATLGDLSSFDLAINGPLLAPGIGAQGATPADLPKVFGDAVRNVVPSVSRGVLRHGPDTSALRAAADRFTDEVRTALD